A window of Kribbella voronezhensis genomic DNA:
GCCACGGCCCTGGTCCTGTACCTGCTTGCCGCCCTGGTCTTTCCCGAGAGGTTCTGATGTCCGACACCGCCGCCGGCCTGCTCCAGGTCGGCCTCCTGATCGCGCTCCTGGCCGCCGCCTATCGGCCGGTGGGCGGCTATCTGGCCCACGTCTACACCACCGAGAAGGACTCCCGGACCGAGCGTGGCATCTACAAGCTGCTCGGTGTCGACGCGAAGGCGGAACAGACCTGGGCCGTCTACGCCCGGTCGGTGATCGCCTTCTCCGTCGTCGGGGTCGTCTTCCTCTACCTGCTGCAGCGACTGCAAGCACACCTACCGCTGTCCCTGGGGCTGCCGAACGTCGGGTCCGGCCTGGCGTTCAACACTGCCGCTTCCTTCGTCTCGAACACGAACTGGCAGTCGTACTCACCCGAGGCGACGCTGGGCCACCTGGCCCAGTTCGCCGGTCTCGCGGTGCAGAACTTCCTCTCCGCCGCCGTCGGCATGGTCGTCGCGGTCGCGGTGATCCGCGGCTTCGCCCGCTCGACAACGGACCGGCTCGGCAACTTCTGGGTCGACCTGGTCCGGACCGTACTGCGAATCCTGCTGCCGCTCGCCGTCGTCGGAGGCCTCGCTCTGGTCGCGATGGGTGTCGTCCAGAACTTCTCCGGCGGTCATGAGGTCACCTCGGTGATCGGCCAGACCCAGACGATCCCGGGTGGTCCGGTCGCCAGTCAGGAGGTGATCAAAGAACTCGGCACGAACGGCGGCGGCTTCTACAACGCCAACTCGGCGCACCCCTTCGAGAACCCCAACGGCCTGTCGAACCTCTTCGAGATCTTCCTCCTGCTACTCATCCCAGTAGCCCTGACCCGCACCTTCGCCCTGATGGTCAACGACAAGCGGCAGGGCTACGCGATCCTCGGCGTGATGGGCACCTTGTGGGCGGCCTTCACCTTCGCCGCCACCTTCTTCGAAACCCAGGGAGCCGGTACTGCGACGCAAGCGGCCGGCGCCGCGATGGAGGGCAAGGAGACCCGGTTCGGTGAGTGGGCCTCGGCCCTCTTCGCCTCCTCGACGACCGGCACGTCGACCGGCGCGGTGAACTCGGCCCACGAC
This region includes:
- the kdpA gene encoding potassium-transporting ATPase subunit KdpA, whose product is MSDTAAGLLQVGLLIALLAAAYRPVGGYLAHVYTTEKDSRTERGIYKLLGVDAKAEQTWAVYARSVIAFSVVGVVFLYLLQRLQAHLPLSLGLPNVGSGLAFNTAASFVSNTNWQSYSPEATLGHLAQFAGLAVQNFLSAAVGMVVAVAVIRGFARSTTDRLGNFWVDLVRTVLRILLPLAVVGGLALVAMGVVQNFSGGHEVTSVIGQTQTIPGGPVASQEVIKELGTNGGGFYNANSAHPFENPNGLSNLFEIFLLLLIPVALTRTFALMVNDKRQGYAILGVMGTLWAAFTFAATFFETQGAGTATQAAGAAMEGKETRFGEWASALFASSTTGTSTGAVNSAHDSFTPLGGGTALFHMMLGEVSPGGTGTGLYGMLVLAVLTVFVAGLMVGRTPEYLKKKITVREMKLVSLYILATPTVVLVGASLAMGLASARASIFNTGSPHGFTEVLYAFTSAGNNNGSAFGGLSANIPFYNTALGLVMLIGRFVPIVIVLALAGSFAQQTPVPVTQGTLPTHKPLFVTLLIGVVLIVTGLTYFPALTLGPLAEGL
- the kdpF gene encoding K(+)-transporting ATPase subunit F; the encoded protein is MSAENIAGLVVATALVLYLLAALVFPERF